The sequence TGCCGACGCTTTTGTGGTTGCGCGGATTGGGCGTGAGAAAAAAGCCCTCGCGCAGCCTGTTGACAAACCATTTTGAGTAAAAAGCGGGTATGTCGGTTCGGCGGCTGGCGCTTATAATCATTTATGCGCCTTTTCCAGCGCCAGCAATTTTGCCTTTACGTCAAGGCCGGCGCCAAAACCGGTCAGGGAATTGTCTTTGCCGATCACGCGGTGGCATGGGACAATAATGAGAATGGGGTTTTTATTGTTGGCGCCGCCTACGGCCCGGCAGGCTTTAGGGTTGCCTATCCTTTCGGCTAGCGCCTGATAACTGAGCGTTGACCCATAATCGATAGTTCGCAGGGCTTGCCATACTTTTTGTTGAAATTGCGT is a genomic window of Acidaminococcales bacterium containing:
- a CDS encoding methylated-DNA--[protein]-cysteine S-methyltransferase; translated protein: MSLNAESALSLPADTFNYRHQTPLGVFSVLERQGALVGLSLNKEHAGNDFTYRKTPLIAKAVKQLDEYLSGERKEFDLPIAPTGTQFQQKVWQALRTIDYGSTLSYQALAERIGNPKACRAVGGANNKNPILIIVPCHRVIGKDNSLTGFGAGLDVKAKLLALEKAHK